From Silvimonas iriomotensis, a single genomic window includes:
- a CDS encoding O-antigen ligase family protein, with translation MPRKETVKPQRLMSPPGQMASGFASVLVFAFPLLMLAVPRGAGVFLIGIVLLLIMSAGSLAELHRQYRHVLLPVWLSVGAILAVQLVSRYTFGLPWDVLDNPSRVLAIPLVCLVVLRYRPNPMLLWKGIPPGLLLALLIVAYQFFIDKDSRPGAWTFIIAFANMVATLGVVGFFRPGQTHRDHVAAWLCPALAMLVLIMNGSRGAWLALVLTVVGSIYFRYQKFNLKVAVISLCSLALIGTAAWTLPNSPFKERLEQARHDIAEFHKGNTDTSLGERLVIFQLATSAVRQHPLTGVGSGQFGSLTDALPGCPADEKEICTLKHAHNDLLDAAATTGLPGLAAFLSLLLVPGFIFWRAWMRTCGRDEIAPYLGKAGFGAVVASLICGFSQVTMAHQANIAFYASLIGLMLGLLAVRMRAFTQNTQDQP, from the coding sequence ATGCCCCGCAAGGAAACCGTGAAACCGCAGCGGTTGATGTCTCCGCCAGGGCAGATGGCTTCCGGTTTTGCCAGTGTTCTGGTGTTTGCATTTCCGTTGCTGATGCTGGCAGTGCCGCGCGGCGCCGGCGTTTTCCTGATTGGCATCGTGTTGCTGCTGATCATGAGTGCAGGCAGCCTGGCTGAACTGCACCGGCAGTATCGCCACGTGCTGCTGCCGGTCTGGCTGAGTGTGGGCGCCATCCTGGCGGTGCAACTGGTCTCCAGATACACCTTCGGGCTGCCGTGGGACGTGCTGGATAACCCCTCACGCGTGCTGGCGATTCCGCTGGTCTGTCTGGTGGTGCTGCGTTATCGGCCCAACCCCATGTTGCTGTGGAAAGGCATTCCGCCAGGCTTGTTGCTGGCGCTGCTGATCGTGGCGTACCAGTTTTTCATCGACAAGGACAGCCGGCCAGGCGCGTGGACCTTCATCATTGCGTTCGCCAATATGGTGGCCACACTGGGCGTCGTCGGGTTTTTCCGGCCTGGCCAGACGCACCGCGATCATGTTGCTGCCTGGCTGTGTCCGGCGCTGGCCATGCTGGTGCTGATCATGAACGGCTCACGCGGGGCCTGGCTGGCGCTGGTGCTGACGGTGGTGGGCTCGATCTACTTCCGTTATCAAAAATTCAACCTCAAGGTGGCGGTGATCTCGCTGTGCTCGCTCGCGCTGATCGGCACTGCGGCGTGGACCTTGCCCAACAGCCCGTTCAAGGAGCGTCTGGAGCAGGCGCGCCACGACATTGCGGAATTTCACAAAGGCAATACCGATACCTCGCTGGGTGAGCGCCTGGTGATTTTCCAGCTGGCAACCAGCGCAGTACGCCAGCACCCGCTGACGGGCGTGGGCTCGGGCCAGTTCGGATCGCTGACGGATGCGCTGCCCGGTTGCCCGGCGGATGAAAAAGAGATCTGTACGCTCAAGCACGCCCACAACGATTTGCTGGATGCCGCGGCAACGACCGGCCTGCCCGGGTTGGCGGCGTTTCTCAGTTTGTTGCTGGTACCGGGTTTCATTTTCTGGCGCGCCTGGATGAGAACCTGTGGCCGTGACGAAATCGCGCCTTATCTTGGCAAGGCCGGGTTTGGCGCGGTGGTGGCTTCGCTGATCTGCGGGTTCAGCCAGGTCACCATGGCGCATCAGGCCAATATTGCGTTCTATGCCAGCCTGATCGGTCTGATGCTGGGCTTGCTTGCCGTGCGCATGCGGGCCTTCACGCAAAATACACAAGATCAGCCTTGA
- a CDS encoding DUF445 domain-containing protein, whose protein sequence is MLPGPSSVESILQADPAKAARLRRARTFATSLLIVVTVLYLITLRLEHLHRAFGYVAAFSEAAMIGALADWFAVVALFRYPMGVPIPHTAIIPRNKNRIADNLGTFIETHFLQPEQLLARIDAFDPARRLSIWLARPGAKRELTEQAAHFLHFVLGTLDDRRFAHIARDLVLKAIGNADFAGSAATLIQVLREDGRHQQVLDGVLRVLLGKLEDPKTQSWLSGLLAKEFDVLRWVALDEAGGRYLARKLVTAAVLELDHALVQPDHMLRQAFDDQLRQLAKDLAEDPALRGKVDAWRDMLTASPMLHDKLDDLWRTLLDSLQRDLTSENSQIRSRVGAAIKQLGLRLHEDQAFAEWLNQQIRDFAARSLVRYRSEIGRFIADQLKAWDNRVLVARLELNVGVDLQFIRVNGTLVGGAVGLLIYSVRHAVGF, encoded by the coding sequence ATGCTTCCTGGCCCTTCTTCCGTCGAATCCATTCTTCAGGCCGACCCGGCCAAAGCCGCGCGCTTGCGGCGTGCCCGCACCTTTGCGACCTCGCTGCTGATCGTGGTCACCGTGCTGTATCTGATCACCTTGCGGCTGGAACATCTGCACCGGGCGTTTGGCTATGTGGCCGCGTTTTCAGAAGCCGCCATGATCGGCGCCCTGGCCGACTGGTTTGCCGTCGTGGCGCTGTTTCGCTACCCGATGGGCGTGCCAATCCCGCATACCGCGATCATTCCGCGCAACAAGAACCGCATTGCCGATAACCTGGGCACGTTTATCGAGACGCACTTTTTGCAGCCAGAACAATTACTGGCGCGCATTGACGCGTTTGATCCGGCCCGGCGCCTGTCCATCTGGCTGGCCCGGCCGGGCGCCAAGCGAGAGTTGACCGAGCAGGCGGCGCATTTTCTGCACTTTGTGCTGGGCACACTGGATGACCGGCGCTTTGCCCATATCGCGCGTGACCTGGTGCTCAAGGCCATAGGCAACGCCGACTTTGCCGGCAGTGCCGCCACGCTGATCCAGGTCCTGCGGGAAGACGGCCGCCACCAGCAAGTGCTCGATGGCGTGCTGCGGGTGTTGCTGGGCAAGCTGGAAGACCCGAAAACCCAGTCGTGGCTGTCTGGCTTGCTGGCCAAAGAATTTGACGTGCTGCGCTGGGTGGCGCTGGATGAGGCCGGCGGCCGTTACCTGGCGCGCAAGCTGGTGACCGCCGCAGTGCTGGAACTGGATCACGCGCTGGTGCAGCCCGATCACATGCTGCGGCAAGCGTTTGACGATCAGTTGCGCCAGCTGGCCAAGGATCTGGCCGAGGACCCGGCCCTGCGCGGCAAAGTGGATGCCTGGCGCGATATGCTGACCGCCTCGCCCATGTTGCATGACAAGCTCGATGACCTGTGGCGCACGCTGCTCGATAGCCTGCAGCGTGATCTGACCAGCGAAAACTCGCAGATTCGCAGCCGCGTGGGCGCCGCCATCAAGCAACTGGGTCTGCGCCTGCATGAAGACCAGGCCTTTGCTGAATGGCTCAACCAGCAAATCCGCGATTTTGCCGCGCGCTCGCTGGTGCGCTACCGCAGCGAGATCGGCCGTTTCATTGCTGACCAGCTCAAAGCCTGGGACAACCGCGTGCTGGTGGCGCGGCTGGAACTCAACGTGGGCGTTGATCTGCAATTCATTCGGGTGAACGGCACACTGGTCGGCGGGGCGGTGGGCCTGCTGATTTACAGCGTCCGCCATGCCGTTGGTTTTTAG
- a CDS encoding DUF4442 domain-containing protein has protein sequence MKIMFWRWLINIWPPLLFAGIRVKHVAPDFKRIVIQLRSYKINLNIMRSHFGGSLYAMTDPWYMAMLMQILGPDYYVWDRRAEIDFLSPGYGTVTAIFTLDDDQIAAIRAATDNGDKHLAEFKVEIRDQADKLIATVDKTVYVRKKPHKRQG, from the coding sequence ATGAAGATCATGTTCTGGCGCTGGTTGATCAACATCTGGCCGCCGCTCCTGTTTGCCGGTATCCGCGTCAAGCACGTGGCACCGGATTTCAAACGCATTGTTATCCAGCTGCGCTCGTACAAGATCAACCTCAACATCATGCGCTCGCACTTTGGCGGCAGCCTGTATGCCATGACCGACCCCTGGTACATGGCCATGCTGATGCAGATTCTGGGGCCGGATTACTACGTGTGGGATCGCCGCGCAGAGATCGACTTTCTCAGCCCCGGTTATGGCACGGTCACGGCCATCTTCACGCTGGATGATGACCAGATTGCGGCCATCCGCGCTGCCACCGACAACGGCGACAAACACCTGGCCGAGTTCAAGGTGGAAATCCGTGATCAGGCCGACAAGCTCATCGCCACGGTCGACAAAACGGTTTACGTGCGCAAAAAGCCGCACAAACGCCAGGGCTGA
- the dcm gene encoding DNA (cytosine-5-)-methyltransferase, producing MNAPADLVRSLLEATLNSYSRAELARYLDVNPATIARWINGQSEPRAYVAQALQQLLQPQAPIRTTPADFTFIDLFAGIGGIRRAFEDEGGHCVFTSEWDTYAQKTYHANNPDGQRIAGDITKVAEADIPAHDVLLAGFPCQPFSIAGVSKKNALGRAHGFADATQGTLFFDVARIIAAHRPRAFVLENVKNLHSHDQGRTFAVILHTLREELGYEVHYRVIDGQHWVPQHRERVVIVGFREPTEFNWDLLQLPDSKVPTRMAQVLHRTDGSEPQLAHDGDKFFDHAKGEVNPKYILTDKLWAYLQNYAEKHRAKGNGFGFGLVDANSVSRTLSARYYKDGSEILVSRGAGKNPRRLTPRECARLMGYPDDFRIPVSDTRAYKQFGNSVVVPVFREVARAIKPWIVPEPSQG from the coding sequence ATGAACGCTCCGGCCGACCTTGTCCGCTCCCTGCTTGAAGCTACCCTGAACAGTTATTCCCGTGCCGAACTGGCCCGGTATCTTGACGTCAACCCGGCCACCATTGCGCGCTGGATCAACGGCCAGTCTGAACCGCGTGCCTATGTGGCGCAGGCCCTGCAACAACTGCTGCAGCCGCAAGCGCCCATCCGCACCACGCCGGCCGACTTCACGTTTATTGATCTTTTTGCCGGCATCGGCGGCATCCGTCGCGCCTTTGAAGATGAAGGTGGCCACTGTGTGTTCACCAGCGAGTGGGACACCTACGCGCAAAAGACCTATCACGCCAATAACCCGGATGGTCAGCGCATTGCCGGCGACATCACCAAAGTGGCCGAAGCCGATATCCCGGCGCATGACGTGTTGCTGGCCGGTTTCCCTTGCCAGCCGTTCTCGATTGCCGGCGTGTCCAAAAAGAACGCGCTGGGCCGCGCGCATGGTTTTGCCGACGCCACCCAGGGCACGCTGTTTTTTGATGTCGCCCGCATCATTGCTGCGCACCGTCCGCGCGCGTTTGTGCTGGAGAACGTGAAGAACCTGCACTCGCACGATCAAGGCCGCACCTTTGCCGTGATCTTGCATACCCTGCGCGAAGAACTGGGTTATGAGGTGCATTACCGCGTGATTGATGGTCAGCACTGGGTGCCGCAACACCGTGAGCGGGTGGTGATTGTCGGTTTCCGGGAGCCAACAGAGTTCAACTGGGATTTGCTGCAACTGCCCGACAGCAAAGTGCCCACCCGCATGGCGCAAGTGCTGCACCGTACCGATGGCAGCGAGCCGCAACTGGCGCATGACGGCGACAAGTTTTTTGATCACGCCAAAGGCGAGGTCAACCCCAAGTACATCCTCACCGACAAACTCTGGGCTTATCTGCAGAACTACGCCGAAAAGCACCGCGCCAAAGGCAACGGTTTTGGCTTCGGGCTGGTTGATGCCAACAGCGTCTCGCGCACCTTGTCGGCCCGGTATTACAAGGATGGCAGCGAGATTCTGGTCAGCCGGGGCGCGGGCAAGAACCCGCGCCGGCTCACCCCGCGTGAATGTGCGCGGTTGATGGGGTATCCGGATGACTTTCGCATTCCGGTATCCGACACCCGCGCCTACAAGCAGTTTGGCAATTCGGTGGTGGTGCCGGTGTTCCGCGAAGTGGCGCGCGCGATCAAGCCGTGGATCGTGCCGGAGCCTTCACAAGGCTGA
- a CDS encoding very short patch repair endonuclease — MTDVVDAATRSRMMSGIRGKNTSPEITLRKALFAQGFRYRIHAPHLPGKPDLVLPRYKAVILVHGCFWHGHDCRYFKVPQTRTGFWMGKINANRARDQREYAALKALGWRVLVVWECAVRAARKEEAFRLVDFVAEWLVTDAADAEISEAGVKALIAAP; from the coding sequence ATGACCGACGTCGTCGATGCCGCCACCCGCAGCCGCATGATGTCGGGCATTCGTGGCAAGAACACGTCGCCAGAAATCACCCTGCGCAAAGCCTTGTTTGCGCAGGGTTTCCGTTACCGTATCCATGCCCCTCATCTGCCGGGCAAGCCTGATCTGGTATTGCCGCGCTACAAGGCGGTGATTCTGGTGCATGGCTGCTTCTGGCACGGCCACGATTGCCGCTATTTCAAAGTGCCGCAGACGCGCACCGGGTTCTGGATGGGCAAGATCAACGCCAACCGCGCGCGGGACCAGCGCGAATATGCCGCGCTCAAGGCGCTGGGGTGGCGGGTGCTGGTGGTGTGGGAATGCGCCGTGCGGGCGGCCAGGAAAGAAGAGGCCTTCCGGCTGGTGGATTTCGTGGCGGAATGGTTGGTGACTGATGCTGCGGATGCCGAAATCAGCGAGGCCGGTGTGAAGGCGTTGATTGCCGCACCGTAG
- a CDS encoding flavin reductase family protein, with product MSDHAPIEVDLAKSYRLLNHGPTVLVSSAHAGRQNVMAAAWAMPLDFAPPKMLVIIDKSTLTRELIEASGEFVLNVPSRALAQATLAAGSSSGRDGDKFSTTGLKHFPASKVGAPLVEGCLAWLECKVIPEPHNQQTYDMFIGEVVAAHADPRVFQDGHWQFDDEPLNRSIHYIAGGTFFATGEAFEVAKK from the coding sequence ATGTCTGATCACGCCCCTATCGAAGTCGATCTCGCCAAATCCTACCGCTTGCTCAACCACGGCCCGACGGTGCTGGTCAGCAGCGCCCACGCTGGCCGCCAGAACGTCATGGCCGCCGCCTGGGCCATGCCGCTGGACTTCGCCCCGCCCAAAATGCTGGTGATCATCGACAAATCCACGCTCACGCGTGAGTTGATCGAAGCCTCCGGCGAGTTCGTCCTGAATGTGCCCAGCCGCGCACTGGCCCAGGCCACGCTGGCAGCGGGCTCCAGCTCTGGCCGTGACGGCGACAAGTTCAGCACCACCGGGCTGAAACACTTTCCCGCCAGCAAAGTGGGCGCGCCACTGGTAGAAGGCTGCCTGGCGTGGCTGGAATGCAAGGTGATCCCGGAACCGCACAACCAGCAGACCTACGATATGTTCATTGGCGAAGTCGTCGCCGCCCATGCCGACCCGCGCGTATTCCAGGACGGCCACTGGCAGTTTGATGACGAACCGCTGAACCGCTCGATCCACTACATCGCCGGCGGGACATTCTTTGCAACCGGTGAGGCGTTTGAGGTGGCGAAGAAATAA
- a CDS encoding TIGR03862 family flavoprotein — MPARPSSPSSPVVAIIGGGPAGLMAAEVLAAGGAKVTVFDAMPSVGRKFLLAGVGGMNITHSEAIGPFLGRYGARAETLAPLINAFTPDQLRNWIHDLGIETFVGTSGRVFPKEMKAAPLLRAWLHRLKDAGVTVEVRHRWLGWGDEAGSLRFATPAGEITLNADAVVLAMGGGSWSRLGSDGAWVPLLAEKGVHVAALQPSNCGFDLPWSTFFAEKHAGAPLKSVAVSYTDARGATTVKPGEFVVTATGVEGSLIYAFSAAIRDRIAAQGSATIYVDLLPGRSLERVQTEVAIPRGSRSLASHLQSKLGLTGVKAGLLREVLSKEEMADPTRLARTIKALPLKLIAPRPLDEAISSAGGVRFDALDHNLMLRALPGVFCAGEMLDWEAPTGGYLLTACFASGRAAGAGVLHWLGAGRT, encoded by the coding sequence ATGCCTGCCCGTCCTTCTTCTCCGTCTTCGCCCGTTGTTGCCATTATTGGCGGGGGTCCGGCCGGCCTGATGGCGGCAGAAGTGCTGGCCGCGGGCGGCGCCAAAGTGACCGTGTTCGATGCCATGCCTTCTGTCGGACGCAAGTTTTTGCTGGCCGGCGTGGGCGGCATGAACATCACGCATTCAGAAGCCATCGGCCCGTTTCTGGGCCGTTACGGCGCACGTGCGGAAACCCTGGCGCCGTTGATCAATGCCTTTACGCCAGATCAACTGCGCAACTGGATTCATGACCTGGGTATCGAGACCTTTGTCGGCACCTCTGGCCGGGTGTTTCCCAAAGAAATGAAAGCTGCGCCGCTCTTGCGCGCCTGGCTGCACCGGCTGAAAGACGCCGGCGTCACGGTTGAAGTCCGTCACCGCTGGCTGGGCTGGGGCGATGAAGCCGGCAGCCTGCGCTTTGCCACGCCTGCGGGCGAGATCACCCTCAACGCCGATGCCGTGGTGCTGGCCATGGGCGGCGGCAGCTGGTCCCGCCTGGGTTCAGACGGTGCCTGGGTGCCGTTACTGGCAGAAAAAGGCGTGCACGTGGCAGCGCTGCAGCCCAGCAACTGCGGTTTTGATTTGCCGTGGAGCACCTTTTTTGCCGAGAAACACGCTGGCGCGCCGCTCAAATCTGTTGCGGTGTCGTATACCGATGCGCGCGGTGCCACCACTGTCAAACCGGGCGAGTTTGTCGTCACTGCGACCGGCGTGGAAGGCAGCCTGATCTACGCGTTCTCTGCCGCCATCCGTGATCGCATTGCCGCGCAAGGCAGCGCCACCATCTATGTTGATCTGTTGCCGGGCCGCAGCCTGGAGCGCGTGCAGACAGAAGTAGCCATCCCGCGCGGTTCGCGGTCGCTGGCCAGTCATTTGCAAAGCAAACTGGGGCTGACCGGGGTCAAAGCCGGTTTGCTACGTGAGGTGCTCAGCAAGGAAGAAATGGCCGACCCCACGCGGCTGGCGCGCACCATCAAGGCCCTGCCGCTCAAGTTGATCGCCCCACGCCCGCTGGATGAAGCCATCAGCAGCGCCGGTGGCGTGCGGTTTGACGCGCTGGACCACAATCTGATGCTGCGCGCCCTGCCCGGCGTGTTCTGCGCCGGCGAAATGCTGGACTGGGAAGCGCCCACCGGCGGCTACCTGTTGACCGCCTGCTTTGCCAGCGGCCGCGCGGCGGGCGCGGGGGTCTTGCATTGGCTGGGCGCTGGCCGCACCTGA
- a CDS encoding YaeQ family protein, translated as MALKSTIFKAELSIADMDRGYYATHALTIAQHPSETDERMMLRLVAFARHASETLEFGRGISDEEDPSLWQRSLTEEIELWIDLGLPDEKRIKRAAQRANEAWIYAYGGSAADIWYGKNQAEIRRFDNLHVVSVSPEIMSGLAGLVERTMQLQCTIQDGEMWLSGDKGSLQVVVKEMG; from the coding sequence GTGGCGCTCAAATCCACCATTTTCAAGGCCGAACTCTCCATTGCAGACATGGATCGCGGTTATTACGCCACGCACGCGCTGACCATTGCCCAGCACCCGTCCGAAACCGACGAACGCATGATGCTGCGCCTGGTGGCTTTTGCCCGCCATGCCAGCGAGACGCTGGAATTTGGCCGCGGCATCAGTGATGAGGAAGACCCGTCTTTGTGGCAGCGCTCGCTGACCGAAGAGATCGAACTGTGGATTGATCTGGGCCTGCCTGATGAAAAGCGCATCAAGCGCGCGGCGCAGCGGGCCAATGAGGCCTGGATTTATGCCTATGGCGGCAGTGCTGCCGATATCTGGTACGGCAAGAACCAGGCGGAAATCCGGCGCTTTGACAATCTGCATGTGGTGTCGGTGAGCCCGGAGATCATGTCTGGTCTGGCGGGGCTGGTGGAGCGGACCATGCAGCTGCAGTGCACGATTCAGGATGGGGAGATGTGGCTCTCGGGTGACAAGGGGAGTTTGCAGGTGGTGGTGAAGGAAATGGGGTAA
- a CDS encoding ABC transporter substrate-binding protein, with product MVLRMLAVVAVAVPALALAKPLSVCTDANPDGFDVVQYNALVTTNASADVLFSRLVEYDAQAGKVVPAVAQSWTASDDGLTWTFKLRSDVQFGATDWFKPTRPLNADDVVFTFERVFNTQHPWYKTSPSGYPSVQSLQLNKLVKAVKKVDDHTVQFELNYPDATFLPTLTMGWASIYSAEYANKLGVAKAGDLNTKPVGSGPFVLKSFQKDAVIRYDANPNWFGGKPKAEKLIFAITPDATVRLQRLKAGECQIALAPKPLDIQSAKADKNLKVVDNAAFMTAFVAINTQHKPLDNALVRQAINYAFDAKTYLKTVFDGTAQDASRPFPPNTWSFDKDLGDYSYDPAKAKELLKKAGFPNGFETTIWTRPTGSVLNPNPKAGAELLQSDLAKVGIKATIKTIEWGELIKRGKAGEHDLLFMGWAGDNGDPDNFFTPQFSCAAVQSGTNFARYCDSQLDKLIADGKKVSDINQRTKLYRNAQKVIFDQALWVPLAYPTAYALTRANVSGYKVSPFGRQDFAGVTVN from the coding sequence ATGGTTCTGAGGATGCTCGCCGTTGTCGCCGTCGCTGTGCCGGCGCTGGCTTTGGCCAAACCGTTGTCGGTGTGTACCGATGCCAATCCGGATGGCTTTGATGTGGTGCAGTACAACGCCCTTGTCACGACCAATGCCTCGGCGGATGTGTTGTTCAGCCGGCTGGTGGAGTACGACGCGCAGGCGGGCAAGGTGGTGCCGGCGGTGGCGCAGTCCTGGACGGCCAGTGATGATGGTCTGACCTGGACATTCAAACTGCGCAGCGATGTCCAGTTTGGCGCGACGGACTGGTTCAAGCCTACGCGGCCGTTGAATGCTGATGACGTGGTGTTTACCTTCGAGCGCGTGTTCAACACGCAGCATCCCTGGTACAAAACCTCGCCCAGTGGTTATCCCAGCGTGCAGTCGCTGCAGTTGAACAAGCTGGTCAAGGCGGTCAAGAAGGTGGATGACCACACCGTGCAGTTTGAACTCAATTATCCGGATGCCACGTTCCTGCCGACGCTGACCATGGGCTGGGCGTCGATTTATTCGGCGGAGTACGCCAACAAGCTGGGCGTGGCCAAAGCGGGTGACCTCAACACCAAACCGGTCGGCAGCGGGCCGTTTGTGCTCAAGTCGTTCCAGAAAGACGCGGTGATCCGTTACGACGCCAATCCCAACTGGTTTGGCGGCAAGCCCAAGGCGGAAAAGCTGATTTTTGCGATCACGCCAGATGCCACGGTGCGGTTGCAGCGCCTCAAGGCCGGCGAGTGCCAGATTGCGCTGGCGCCCAAGCCGCTGGATATCCAGTCTGCCAAGGCCGACAAGAACCTCAAGGTGGTTGATAACGCGGCATTCATGACGGCGTTTGTGGCTATCAACACGCAGCACAAACCGCTCGATAACGCCCTGGTGCGTCAGGCCATCAATTACGCGTTTGATGCCAAAACCTATCTGAAGACGGTGTTTGATGGCACGGCGCAAGACGCCAGCCGGCCGTTCCCGCCCAATACCTGGAGCTTTGACAAAGACCTGGGGGATTACAGCTACGATCCGGCCAAAGCCAAAGAGCTGTTGAAAAAGGCCGGTTTTCCCAACGGTTTTGAAACCACGATCTGGACGCGCCCGACCGGCAGCGTGCTGAACCCCAACCCCAAGGCCGGCGCAGAGTTGTTGCAGTCTGATCTGGCCAAGGTGGGTATCAAGGCCACTATCAAGACCATTGAATGGGGCGAGTTGATCAAGCGCGGCAAGGCGGGCGAGCATGATCTCCTGTTCATGGGCTGGGCGGGGGATAACGGTGATCCGGATAACTTCTTCACGCCGCAATTCAGTTGCGCCGCCGTGCAGTCGGGCACCAACTTTGCCCGCTATTGCGACTCGCAACTGGACAAGCTGATTGCCGATGGCAAAAAGGTGAGCGATATCAACCAGCGCACCAAGCTTTACCGCAACGCGCAGAAAGTGATTTTTGACCAGGCGCTGTGGGTGCCGCTGGCGTACCCGACAGCCTACGCGCTGACGCGTGCCAATGTGTCCGGGTACAAGGTCAGCCCGTTTGGCCGTCAGGACTTTGCCGGTGTTACGGTGAACTGA
- a CDS encoding LysR substrate-binding domain-containing protein, producing MNTLDLDAVQAFVLVADMQSFTRAAEALDTTQSAVSLKLKRLETHLDRRLLERTPRQVRLSMEGQAFLTAARELLAAHDRAWSVLHAPPRRLRVGFSGHIAGASLPGLLARVAAHDPALVIEVRVATSAEVLASYDAGQLDAAYVLHHTDRQFERQDGEILFEDDMDWFALPDTCWTANEPLRLAMLAPPCGLRTNVIEALDGAGISWLEVFVGDGVSALSAAVLAGLAVGAMGRRAAPPGLVPVRERLGLPALQPTNVVLYRSVHDERSRSALRVMSAALRAF from the coding sequence ATGAATACGCTGGATCTGGATGCCGTGCAGGCCTTTGTGCTGGTGGCCGACATGCAAAGCTTTACCCGCGCCGCCGAGGCGCTGGACACCACGCAATCGGCCGTCAGCCTGAAACTGAAGCGACTGGAGACCCATCTGGATCGGCGCCTGCTGGAACGCACGCCGCGCCAGGTACGGTTATCGATGGAAGGCCAGGCCTTTTTGACCGCCGCGCGCGAACTGCTGGCCGCGCACGACCGGGCATGGTCTGTACTGCACGCCCCGCCGCGCCGTTTGCGGGTGGGCTTCAGCGGCCATATTGCCGGCGCATCGCTGCCCGGCTTGCTGGCGCGCGTGGCGGCCCATGACCCGGCGCTGGTGATTGAAGTACGCGTGGCAACCTCGGCCGAGGTGCTGGCCAGTTACGACGCCGGACAACTGGATGCGGCCTACGTGTTGCATCACACTGATCGCCAGTTTGAGCGCCAGGATGGCGAGATCCTGTTTGAAGACGACATGGACTGGTTTGCCCTGCCCGACACCTGCTGGACAGCCAACGAGCCCCTGCGCCTGGCCATGCTGGCCCCGCCGTGCGGCCTGCGCACCAATGTGATCGAAGCGCTAGACGGCGCCGGGATCAGCTGGCTGGAAGTGTTTGTGGGCGACGGCGTCAGCGCGCTGAGCGCCGCCGTGCTGGCCGGTCTGGCCGTGGGTGCCATGGGTCGGCGGGCCGCCCCGCCCGGACTGGTGCCGGTACGGGAGCGACTGGGCTTGCCCGCGCTGCAACCGACCAATGTGGTGCTGTATCGCAGCGTGCACGATGAACGTTCGCGCAGCGCCTTGCGGGTGATGAGCGCAGCGCTGCGGGCATTCTGA